Below is a genomic region from Streptomyces sp. NBC_00461.
GTACAGAGCCCAACGGCTGTCCGGCAGCAGGCCCCGATTGCGGTGGTGCAGGGCACAGATCACGGCGCAGAGCAGTGGCGTCCGAGCGAGGTCTCGCAGCGCGGGATTCCTGGTGAGCTGCTGGTTCAGGTCCCGCTCCAGCCCGGCCAGTTCGTCACGAGGGCCCACGGCGGCGCGGTGCCACGCTGCCACGAACTTCCGGATGTCGGGGTCACGCATCGGCAGCAACCGCAGCTCGTCAAAGCCTTCTTCGGTGAGCCAGCTTTCCTCGACGGCCAGGGGGCGAACCGTCACCATGCACCGCGTCTGCGGAAACCGGTGGAGAAACTCGGAGAGCCAACTGGCCGCGGCCGTGCGGTCCTCACGCGGTACTTCGTCCAACCCATCGATCAGCAGCAACCCTCGGCCGGATTCCAGAACCCGACGGGCCCAGCCCTCCGGCGGGTTGTCGACCTGGAGTTCGGCGGCGAGCGGAAGTTCGGCCGGCTTGGGGAAGGGGCGGCCCTGGGCGCGGATGCTACGCAGCGGAACGACGAACGGCACCAGGTGATTGAGGTCGGCGAGTTCGGGGCCCAACGTGCCCGCGCTCGAGTGCGCCGCCAGCCACCAGACCAGAGTGGTCTTGCCCGCGCCGGCTTCGCCGCGCAGCAGGATGCGGGGGCGGTCGGCGAGCAGGTCGTTGACGCGTTGAGGGCCAGGCCCTGGGTGGCGCGATTTCGCCCGGACGGAGGTTTCGGCCTCCAGCGTCAGATATGCGGTCTCCAGGTCCCAGGTGGACTCGTTGCGCCCGAGTTCCTCCAGGCCGAAGATCTCCGTCTTCCGGTAGCGGGCGCTCACAGCGTTCGCGTAGTCCGGCTCGTAGCGCAGGTCCTGGCGGTGGAAATCAGTGACGCGTTCGCAGCGAAAGGAGGCACGCAGACGGCGGAGCTGGTCGGAGAACCGCTGGTCCGCCATCAGGTGTGCCATGGCGACCGCCGTGACGCGCTGGTGGTTGCGTTCTTTCGGTATCTCTGTGACCAGGCCCAGTAGTACGGGTCCGGCGAAAAGCGGGGACCCAGACAGGCCAGCCAGTGGTGAGGTGCCGTCACCGCGCTCGGTGGCGGGAGGCAGGTCCAGCGAGCAGGTCAGATCACCACGGAGGCGTCCTGCCACCGGGAGCACGGTTCCGGTGTACTGGTCCAGGTCGAGCCGACCCTCGGCACCGTATCGCTGTACGCCCGGAAAGCCGACGATCTCACAGTGAGGCAGAGGTGACTCGGTGGCTAGCTCACCGAGCCGGATGCTGCCGAGCACCGCGATCTGGTCGGCGTTCAGGACGTACTGCTCAGCGAGCAGGAGGGCCGCGTCGAGCTCGGTGTTGTACCAGACCACCTCGCAGGGAACGAGGTCGGAGCTGCGCGGGTGGGCCACAGACAGGGATTGGCCCTGGGCCTGCCCCGAGAGCAGTTGACCGCTGCTCAATAGGTGTGCGCTGGTCAGGACCAGGTCCGGGGCGAGCAGTACGCCGGTACCCTGGCTGTGGCCGAGCACGGCCACCACACGCTCGGCGGGGTGGGCGGCCGTGGCTGCGTGGGCCCCACCTCTGAGGGCGGCTGCCGTCACCGAGACCCGAACCCGGCGACGCTGCCCTGGTTCTCGTTGCCCACCTTCCAGCGATCACCTGTGCGGTTGTCCTTGGGCTTGAGCGTGAACGCCACCCTGTGGGTTCTGGCTGAGGTCCGCGTCGCGTCGGCTCCGGCCTCCAGGACCCAAGCCTTTACCTTGCCGCCGCCCTTGAGCTCCTTGCGCAGCTCAACGGTGAACTCCATCTGAATGTCGCCCAGTTCGAAGGTCAGGTCCTGCCCCTCAGCCTGTTCGGCCGCGGCGATCAACCCGTTCCGTATAGCCTGCACGGCTTTGTCCAGTTCAATGGCATGTTCCGCGCCCTCATGACCTTCGTCGTTCACGTAGTCCCCCGTTGCTTATCGCCCCTGTTGCCTGATGTGGAATCAGCAGAGTAGCGGCGTGGAGCCAGCTCTGCCGAGGCTTCGCTCCCTCTCTCCACCACCATCGACACCCGCGCTTTCGGTACCTACCGCATCAACGAGCGTCCTGATTGTCTGAACTAGTGAGACGAGGCTTTCCGCTTCAAGGATGACGTAGGTGCAAGGCGTCGCCGTGGACTGGCGGACTCGGACTGCCGAAGGCGGTACGTATGGCTGCATCGAGTTCGACGTGGAGGGGCGCGATGGTCTCTGATTCCCCCAGATGTCCCCCGAAGGGTTTCCGACTGGCCGTATTGCCAGGTCAGGTGGCAAAGGATCGTCCCGCTGTAAATCTGCCGGCTCAGCCTACCCAGGTTCGAACCCTGGCGCCGCCACGCTGAGTGAAAAGACCCTCTCTGATCTGCGGAAACGTAGAGCGGAGGGGGTCTTTTCGTATGTTCCCTTCACCATCGGGCCGTCCTGGAGAACGGCCCGCACGAACCCCCTGCACAAGGGGTCCATGCGGGCCGCGCGCCAGAACCAGGTGCGAACTACTCCCCGGTGTGTGCAAGTTCGATGTCGTGGTCGTCCAGGCCGCCGCCCGTCACCGACACCGTGGCCGCTTGCGGCGGATAGCCCGTCGCGATGACCGTGTAAGCGCCGCTGTCCAGGTCGGAGAAGGCGTATGTGCCGTCGTGCCCGGTCCTCGCCGTGGCGACCACGTTGCCCGCGGCGTCCACCAGGGTGACCTGGGCGTCGCTCAGCGGGGCGTCCCCTCCGCGCACCGTGCCCCGCACATGGGCGCCGGGCCTGAGCTCGACCTCGATGCGTGTGGTGCCGGCGCCGCCGATCTCGACGGGCAGGGCCAGCGGACGGTGCTGGGGGGAGTTCACGGCGAGCGTCACCGTCCCCGGCACCAGGTCGGTGACCGTGAACTCGCCCAGTACGTCGGTCCGTCCGGTGGCCAGGGCCTCCCCGCGCACGTCGGTCACGATCACCACGGCATCGGCGACCGGTGTCCCGCTCTCGGCGGACCGCACCAGCCCGGCGAGGGCGCTCGTGCCGCCCAGCAGAACGTCGTATCGGACCGGCCCGTCGGCGACCACGAGTGTCGAGGCCTGTGGCTGGCAGCCCGCGGCGGAGGCGATCAGGACGTACGAACCGGCGGCGGGCGCATCGACGCCGTACGAACCGTCGCTCCGCGAGACCGACCGGCTCAGCTGCTTCCCGCCGAGTGAGATGAGCGTGACCGCGGCTCCGGCCACGGGGACGTGCTCCGCCCCCAGGACATGACCGTTCACCCGGATTCCGCCGTCGGCAGGGCCACTCGCTCTGTCCTGCTCGGCGGCGGTCACGACGGAGGCAGGCGAGGGTGTATGCCCTGTGGGTCCCGTAAGCCCCGGCTCGGCTCCGTTGGGACGCTCGGCCGCGCCGGACAGTCCGGACGGCCCGGGCAGCCCAGCCGCGCCCTCCTCGATCGCGGCCGAGGCGGACAGGGTCGAGGCACCCGTATCGACCGCGGCCGCCCCTGACGGAGTCGGGGCGGCGGCGGACGGAGTCGGGGCCGAGGCAGACGGGGTCGGGACCGAGGTGGACTGCGCCCCGGCCACAGCGCACTCGCCCGCGGAGCCCCCGGCCGCCGCTGCCGCCCGATGCCGCGGGATGAACGACGCGACCGCGAACGCGAGCAGTGCCGCGCTGCCGCCGATGGCCAGGACGGTCTTGAAGCCGTTCTCGGAGGGGAGGGGCACCCCGCCGAGGTTCGTGGTCATCTGCGACAGGATGACGCCCGCCACGGCGCTGGCCGTCGACGTACCGATGGACCGCATCAGGGTGTTGAGGCTGTTGGCGGCGCCGGACTGCGACGGCGGCACGGCGCCCATGATGAGCGCGGGCATCGCACCGTACGTGAAGCCGATACCGGAACCGATGACGCAGGACACCAGGACGAACTGCCAGACCTCGGCCATCAGCAGGATGTTCAGGCCGTAGCCGGCGGCCACGATCAGGGCGCCGAGCATCAGGCTGGCCTTCGGGCCCCTGGCCTTGGAGAGGGCCGCGGAGACCGGGGCGACCGCCATCATCACCAGGCCGGACGGGGCCATGACCAGGCCGGCGGTGAGCAGAGACTTACCGAGACCGTAGCCGGTCGCCTCAGGCAACTGCAGGAGCTGCGGAAGCACCAGGGACATCGCGAACATGCCGAAGCCGAGCGCGATCGAGGCGAGGTTGGTGACCAGGACCTGGCGGCGGGCGGTGGTGCGCAGGTCGACCAGCGGCTGCTCGGCACGCAGCTCGTACCAGCCCCACAGCAGCAGGATCACGACGGCCGCGGCGAAGAGGCCGAGCGTGGTGCCGCTGCCCCAACCCCAGTCGCCACCCTTGGAGATGGGCAGCAGCAGACAGATCAGACCGGCCGCCATGCCGATACCGCCGAGGACATCGAACCGGCCACCCGTGCGCACCTTCGACTCGGGCACCACGAGCAGGACCAGAAGGAGGGCTACGGCGCCCATCGCGGCCGAGCTCCAGAACAGTACGTGCCAGTCGAAGTTGTCGGCGATCACGGCGGCCGCCGGCAGGCCGAGAGCGCCGCCGACACCGAGAGAGGCGCTCATGAGCGCGGTGGCGGAACCGAGCCGTTCGGCGGGCAGTTCGTCCCGCATGATGCTGATACCGAGCGGGATCACGCCGCTTGCCGTGCCCTGCAGCGCCCGGCCGACGATCATCGGGGCCAGTGAGTCGCTGAAGGCGGCGGTGACCGAACCGGCGATGAGCAGGACCAGGCTCGCCAGGAGTATGCGTCGCTTGCCGTACATGTCTCCGAGCCGCCCCATCATCGGGACGGCCACGGCCGCGGCGAGCAGCGTGGCGGTGACGGCCCAGGCAGCGTCGGACGCCGGGGCGTTCAGGAGTTTCGGCAGCTCCGGGACGATCGGAATCACCAGGGTCTGCATCAGCGAGACCACGATCCCGCCGAAGGCCAGGACCGCTACGACGGCATTGGCCCGCGGCGCTGCGGACACCACCCCGTCGTCGTCGGCGGCGGGGTGGGGAAGTGCGTGGGACATGTGCCGGGCCTCCGTAGACATGGGGCATGTGCTGCATACGAATCCCCATACGCAGACGCATGGGGTGTGTCCTTCATCCTCAAGCTAAGTCAGTTGATTGACTTAAGCAAGTGGCGCTTGCCGGGCATGCAGGGGTTCCGGCGCGGGTCTGTCCCGGCGCGAAGGGGTACGTACGCCGGCATGGGACGGATCGACTACCTGCACGACCCTGCCGCCCCGCGGGCCAACTCGGTAGTGCCCTCCGTGGTGGCGTTCGTGCAGAACGACGCGGGACAGGTACTCATGGTCCAGCGCTCCGACAACGGCCGCTGGGCACTGCCCGGCGGCGGCCACGAGGTGGGGGAGTCCATCAGGGACACCGTGGTGCGCGAGGTCTGGGAGGAGACCGGGATCAAGGTCGACGTCGACGATCTCTCCGGGATCTACACGGATCCGGGCCATGTGATGTCCTACGACGACGGCGAGATCCGCCAGCAGTTCGGCATCTGCTTCCGCGCGCCCCACCGGCGGCGAACTCCGCACGAGCAGTGAGGCCACCGCCGTGCGCTGGGTCGACCCGGCCGACCTTCCCGACCTGGACGTCCATCCGACGATGCGCCTGCGCATCGACCACGCGATGGACCGGACACGCACGTCTCCCCACATCGGTTGACCTCGGTGGACGCCGGCCACGTGGACTGACGGTCCGATCTCGACCAAGCAGCCTGGACGCCCCAGACACGACGGCACCTACGCCTAGGCGGCGGGCGGCGGGCGGCAGGCGGCACGCAGCACGCACAGCGCCGCCCGCCCGCGCCGCAGCCACCACTCCCAGGCGGGTGCCCCACGCACAACACGCCTCCGCTCAGGGCACACTGACCCCATGTCCACTCGCCGCAGGCGCTGCCCCGAATGCCGTCGAGAGATCGCCGTCGTCGCCGGACGCTTCGCACGGCATGACCCGCCCGGCGCACGCCGGAACGGCGCACTCGTCTCCTGCCCCGGCTCCCGCCGACAGGCTCAACTAGACGCGGCTCAACCGTCGTTGGACGCCTTCGTCATCCCCGAGATTGCGGGCCAACTGCACCTGTTCTAGAAGGCCACTTTCTGGACGACAGCCTTCTGGACGACCGCCTTCGGGATGACCGCCACGGACGGCCGCTTGCTAGGGCTCCTGCGCCCCCGCCCGTACGTCCATCCGCGTCACCAGCCCGTCCCCGCCGAACCGGTACACGTGCTCGACCGTCCCCTCCGCCCACCGGTCACCCGACGCGTCCTCCCACATCCCCGTCCGTACGGTCGCCACCACCCCCACGCCATCCCCGTCGAGCCGCACCCCCTCCAGGCGTACGAGGGGATGCCCGGCCGCGAACTGCCGCGTCCAGTAGGCGCGTACCTCCTCGCGGCCGTGCAGACGGACGCCGTCGAGGACGTTCGGCCAGTCCACGTCCGGCGCCAGACACCGGAGTACGAAGGTGTCGCGCTCGTCTGTCGAGAAGACCTCGTACATACGCCGCAGCAGGGCCTCCTGTGCGGCCGGCGCCCCCTCGCCCGCCACGCTCAGTTCCCGGCGATGGACTTCACGGCCACCGACACCGGAGTCGACCCACTGACCAGTTCCAGAATCAGGCCGGCCGTCGCCGGGGTGTCCACCAACTCCGCGAGTACGGCGGACACGTCGTCACGGGGGATCGCACCGCGGCCCGTGTGCGCCTCCAGCCGGACCAGGCCGGTACCGGCGTCGTTCGTCAGCGACCCGGGGCGCAGGATCGTCGCGTCGAGGGCGTCCAGCCGCAGTACGTGGGCGTCGGCCTCGCCCTTCGCGCGCAGGTACACGTCGAAGATGTCGTCCCCCTGGTGTGCGGGATCGGCGCCCATCGACGAGACGACCACGTGTCGTCGTACGCCGACCCGAACCGCCGCGTCCGCAAACAGGATCGCCGCCCCTTTGTCCACTGATTCCTTGCGGGCCGCCCCGCTGCCCGGACCGGCGCCCGCCGCGAAGACCGCTGCGTCGGCGCCCTGCAGACACGCCGCGACCTCCTCGACCGAGGCCGCCTCCAGATCCATCAGAACCGGTTCGGCACCGGCCTCCCGCAGGTCGTCGCCCTGCTCGGCGTGACGGATGATCCCCGCAACCTCGTCTCCGCGCGCGGCGAGCAACCGCTCCAGCCGCAGCGCGATCTGACCATGACCACCAGCGATGACAATGCGCATGTTTCCGACCGTACGCCCGGACGGCCGCATCCGCCGCACGACTTGAGCCACGTCCCAGAGTGCGCACGCGAAGCTGCGTGCGGAGCCGCATGCGGAGCGTGCACGAAGAGCTCATGCGCTGGGCGCACGACCTCCGTTTGCGCGCTCCCCGGTGCGCCTCGATGACCCCTTGTCCTGGCGCCCGCCCCGCATGAGCTGAGGGCTCGGGCTCTTCGAACTCCTCGGACGCTTGGGTGGCGGCGCATGAGCCGAAAACGGTCACGCTCAGTGCGCGGCGGTGATGCGGGGCAGGCCGGTGATGCGGGGCAGGACTCCCCGTACGTTCACGCCGATGTGCCCACGGCGTACACGTAGAGAGGGCCACCCGGCGCACGTGCCAGCTTTGCGCGCCCCGCGCACGCTGGGCGTACCGGGCGTCCCAACGCCCCAACACGCCTCAGTCCCCGCCCGCTGGGACCGCTTGTCCGGGGCCATCGCCCTCGAACCGTCCTAGCCCCTCGAGCCGAGCCTCTGCCCATCCCTCGCCTACTCGGTCCCACCCTCACGACAACGCTCCCCGCCCCTGCCGAGGCAGCCCCAGTTCCACCGCCGCAGCCGAGTTGCAGTACTCCCGTACAGCGCTCGTTCTCGCCACCACCCGCCCCCGATGCACCACGATCCGGCTGTACGCCAGAGACAGCGCGCCCGCCAGCCGGTCGCCGCGCAGGGCCAGCAACTCGGCCGGGAAACCCGCCTCCACGCGCACCTCGGGCAGCCCCATCACGGCCCGTGCCGACGAGCTGACCGCGTCGTACGAGTCCTCGGGCCGCAACCCGTACCGGGAGGCCAGCAGGTAGGCCGCCTCCAAGGGGTCACCGCGCCCCACCGGGTTGGACATGTCGCGCAGGGCGCCGCTGCCCGCGGCGACGCGCACGCCGGCCGCCCGCAGCAGCCGTACGGGAGCCGTGCCCCGCTGGTCGGTGCCGCCGCAGCTGCCCTGGGGCAGGCACACCACCGTCACCCCGGCCGCCGCGAGCTGGTCCGCGGTGCGTCGGACGGTCTCGTCAGGCAGCCGCGAGAGGCCGCCGCACGGGCCGATCGTCACCCCGGGGCGCAGCCCGCCGGCCATCGCCACGAGCCGCGCGAGGCGGGCCGGGTCAGCGGCGTCGGTGTGCAGGTCGACCGGGCAACCGTGCTCGGCGGCGACCTCGAGGACCGCCTCCACATACCCGGTCGGATCCGGGTCCAGATCCGGACAGCCGCCCACCACGGAGGCGCCCATCTTCAACGCGTCCCGCAGCATCGAGAGCCCGTCCGCCCCCGCCACGCCGGTCAGCACCCTCGGCATCGCCACCGTCGTCAGTTCCGTCAGCCCGCGCAGCGAACGCCTCGCCTGCAGTACGGCGGCCAGCGCGCCCAACCCCTGAACATCGCCCACGCGCACGTGTGCCCGCAACGCGGTCGCCCCGTGCCCCAGTTGCAACAGCGCCGCCTCGGTGGCCCGACGCTGGACCTCCTGGGCCTCGTACGACGCCGGGCCGTCGCCTTCTGCCGACAGCGCGGTGTCCAGGTGGGCGTGTGGTTCGGCCGGCGCCGGCAGGAGCAGATAGCCGGTGAGATCCACGCGCGTGCCGCAGCCCCGCACTCCGCCCGCAGCCAGGCTGCCGGCCGTGCCGACCGCCTCGATGCGCCCGCCGCCCAGCCGTACGTCCACGGTCCGGCCGTCCGTCAGCCGCGCCCCGCACAGCAGCAGGGCGGCCGGGTCACCCGCCTGTCCCGAGGCGCCCGGGAAACCCGAAGAAGGCGACCCCGAAGAAGAAGGCGACCCCGAAGAACCCGAAGAGCCTG
It encodes:
- a CDS encoding trypco2 family protein — encoded protein: MNDEGHEGAEHAIELDKAVQAIRNGLIAAAEQAEGQDLTFELGDIQMEFTVELRKELKGGGKVKAWVLEAGADATRTSARTHRVAFTLKPKDNRTGDRWKVGNENQGSVAGFGSR
- a CDS encoding MFS transporter, coding for MSHALPHPAADDDGVVSAAPRANAVVAVLAFGGIVVSLMQTLVIPIVPELPKLLNAPASDAAWAVTATLLAAAVAVPMMGRLGDMYGKRRILLASLVLLIAGSVTAAFSDSLAPMIVGRALQGTASGVIPLGISIMRDELPAERLGSATALMSASLGVGGALGLPAAAVIADNFDWHVLFWSSAAMGAVALLLVLLVVPESKVRTGGRFDVLGGIGMAAGLICLLLPISKGGDWGWGSGTTLGLFAAAVVILLLWGWYELRAEQPLVDLRTTARRQVLVTNLASIALGFGMFAMSLVLPQLLQLPEATGYGLGKSLLTAGLVMAPSGLVMMAVAPVSAALSKARGPKASLMLGALIVAAGYGLNILLMAEVWQFVLVSCVIGSGIGFTYGAMPALIMGAVPPSQSGAANSLNTLMRSIGTSTASAVAGVILSQMTTNLGGVPLPSENGFKTVLAIGGSAALLAFAVASFIPRHRAAAAAGGSAGECAVAGAQSTSVPTPSASAPTPSAAAPTPSGAAAVDTGASTLSASAAIEEGAAGLPGPSGLSGAAERPNGAEPGLTGPTGHTPSPASVVTAAEQDRASGPADGGIRVNGHVLGAEHVPVAGAAVTLISLGGKQLSRSVSRSDGSYGVDAPAAGSYVLIASAAGCQPQASTLVVADGPVRYDVLLGGTSALAGLVRSAESGTPVADAVVIVTDVRGEALATGRTDVLGEFTVTDLVPGTVTLAVNSPQHRPLALPVEIGGAGTTRIEVELRPGAHVRGTVRGGDAPLSDAQVTLVDAAGNVVATARTGHDGTYAFSDLDSGAYTVIATGYPPQAATVSVTGGGLDDHDIELAHTGE
- a CDS encoding nuclear transport factor 2 family protein — encoded protein: MAGEGAPAAQEALLRRMYEVFSTDERDTFVLRCLAPDVDWPNVLDGVRLHGREEVRAYWTRQFAAGHPLVRLEGVRLDGDGVGVVATVRTGMWEDASGDRWAEGTVEHVYRFGGDGLVTRMDVRAGAQEP
- a CDS encoding NAD(P)H-binding protein, producing MRIVIAGGHGQIALRLERLLAARGDEVAGIIRHAEQGDDLREAGAEPVLMDLEAASVEEVAACLQGADAAVFAAGAGPGSGAARKESVDKGAAILFADAAVRVGVRRHVVVSSMGADPAHQGDDIFDVYLRAKGEADAHVLRLDALDATILRPGSLTNDAGTGLVRLEAHTGRGAIPRDDVSAVLAELVDTPATAGLILELVSGSTPVSVAVKSIAGN
- a CDS encoding amidohydrolase family protein; the encoded protein is MLLCGARLTDGRTVDVRLGGGRIEAVGTAGSLAAGGVRGCGTRVDLTGYLLLPAPAEPHAHLDTALSAEGDGPASYEAQEVQRRATEAALLQLGHGATALRAHVRVGDVQGLGALAAVLQARRSLRGLTELTTVAMPRVLTGVAGADGLSMLRDALKMGASVVGGCPDLDPDPTGYVEAVLEVAAEHGCPVDLHTDAADPARLARLVAMAGGLRPGVTIGPCGGLSRLPDETVRRTADQLAAAGVTVVCLPQGSCGGTDQRGTAPVRLLRAAGVRVAAGSGALRDMSNPVGRGDPLEAAYLLASRYGLRPEDSYDAVSSSARAVMGLPEVRVEAGFPAELLALRGDRLAGALSLAYSRIVVHRGRVVARTSAVREYCNSAAAVELGLPRQGRGALS